The following is a genomic window from Variovorax paradoxus.
GTGCAGGGCCTGGGCGCTGCCGCGGGCATGGCGATTCCGCGCGCGGTGGTGCGCGACCTGCACACCGGCACCGACGCGGCACGGCTGATGTCGCTGCTGATGCTGGTTTTCAGCGTGTCGCCCATCCTCGCGCCGCTGGCGGGCAGCGCCGTGATTGCGGTGGCGGGCTGGCGCGGCGTGTTCTGGGCCGTGACCATTGCCGCTGCCGCCGGCCTTGCAATGATGGTTGCGCAGCTGCAGGAAACGCGGCCGCCGTCAGAGCGTGTTGAAAGCAGCCTGGGCAGCGCCTTGTCGGCCTACTGGCTGCTGCTGCGCGACTGGCACTACCTCGGGCTGGTGTTCATCGGCGGCTTTGCGCTGGCCGGCTTTTTCACGTACCTGGCGAATTCGTCGTTCGTGATGATCGACCACTACGGCCTGTCGCCCACGATGTACAGCGTGGCCTTCGGCGTGAACGCGGCGGCCTTCATCGGCGCCTCCCAGTTCACCGGTTCGCTCGGCGAGCGCTTCGGGCTGGTGGGCCTCGTCAAGTTTGGCGTGGTGGCCTCGTGCACGGCCATGGTCGCCATGTTCATCTGCTTTGCGACGGGCGGCGACAGCTTTTGGGTGCTGGTCGTTCTCTACTTCATTGCCTCGGGCTTCATGGGGCTGGTGATTCCGACCACCGGCGTGCTGGCGCTCGAAATGCACGGCGCCATTGCCGGCACGGCCTCGGCGTTGCTCGGTACGTTGCAGATGCTGACCGGCGCGCTGGCCATGGCGGTGGTGGGCCTGTTTACCGACGGGCGCCCGCTGCCCATGGTGGCCGGCATGGCCGGCGGCGCGCTGATTGCGCTGGTGCTGACCTGGCTCACGCTGGGGCGCGTGCCTTCGCAGCCCACGCGTAACGCACACGGAGCGCAAGAGGCTTGAACACCACGCGCGCAGGCGCCGAGGCTCGGGCGCCAGAAAGCAACGAGCCCGCGCAGCCCGTCGACGGGCTGGAGCAACCCGCGCGCCGCCGCGCGATGCTGGTCATCATCCTTGGCATCATGGTGGCGGTGCTCGACGGCACCATCGTCAACCTTGCGTTGCCGGGCATCGCACGCGAGCTCCAGGCCAGCCCCTCGCATGCGATATGGGTGGTCAACGCCTACCAGATTGCCACGCTCGTCATGCTGCTGCCGCTGGCGTCGCTGGGCGACCTGGTGGGCTACCGGCGCGTCTACCTGGTGGGCATGGCGGTGTTCACGGTGTCGTCCATCGGCGCCACTTTTGCCGATTCGCTCGGCACCTTGATTGCCGCACGCACGTTTCAAGGGCTGGGGGCGGCGGGCATCATGAGCGTGAATGCGGCGCTGGTGCGGCTGACCTTTCCTTCGGCATTGCTGGGGCGGGGCATGGCGATCAACTCGATGGTGGTTGCCACATCTTCGGTGGCAGGCCCCTCGGTGGCGGCGGCCATCCTGTCGGTGGCTTCATGGCCGTGGCTCTTTGCCATCAATGTGCCGCTCGGATTGCTCGTCTTCACGCTGGGAATGAAGGCGCTGCCGTTCAACCGCGTGGCGCCGGCCGCGGGGCTGCGCTTCTCGCCGGTGGATGTGGCGCTGAACGTGCTGATGTTCTCGCTGGTGTTCCTGGGGGTGGACCACCTGGGGGTGCGCGAGGGCGGCGCGGCGGCAGCCGGCGGTTCGCACGCGTCCGCCTGGCTCATCCTGCTGGCCGGCCTGGCGGTCGGTTTCTTCTACCTGCGGCGGCAGCGAACGCTGGCGGTGCCGCTTTTCCCCATCGACCTGCTGCGCATTCCGGTGTTCGCGCTTTCAATGGGCACTTCGGTGGCCGCTTTCTGTGCGCAGATGCTGGCCTATATCGGCTTGCCGTTCCTGCTGCTCGACGTATATGGCCGCAGCCACATCGAGGCCGGTTTGCTCATTACCGCCTGGCCGCTGGCCATCGTGGTGATGGCGCCGCTGGCGGGCCGGCTGATCGGGCGCTATCCCGACGGACTCCTGGGCGGCATCGGGCTGGGCCTGCTTGCCGCCGGGTTGGCGCTGCTTGCGGCGCTGCCGGCGCAGCCGGGCAATGCCGACATTGCATGGCGCATGGCGCTGTGCGGCCTGGGGTTCGGCCTGTTCCAGTCGCCCAACAACCACACCATTGTGACCTCGCCGCCGGCGCACCGCAGCGGCGCGGCCAGCGGCATGCTGGGCACGGCGCGGCTCACGGGCCAGACGCTGGGCGCCGTGGTGCTGGCGGGCGTGTTCAGCGTCTGGAGCCCGCATGGCGGCCACGGGCCGGTGGTAGCCCTGGTGCTGGCGGCCTGCTGCGCCGGCGTGGCGGCGGTTTTCAGCACCCTGCGGCTAAAGACGACGGGACAGCATGGCTGAATAGGGTAGGGTACGGCCCCATGACGGAAGTACCTGAAACCGTGGTTTGCCCGGGCTGCGATGCGGTCTTCAGCCGCGCGCCCCTCGCGCCGCGCGAGGTTTCGCGCTGCGCCCGCTGCGGTACCGAGCTTTACCGCCATGCCGGCGACCAGCAGCGCCGCATCCTGCCGCTGACGGTGGCGTCGCTCATCATGTTTGCCATTGCCAACCTGTTTCCCATCGTCGAGATCGAGCTGAAGGGCCTGCGCAGCGAAACCACCCTGGTCGGCGCGGTGGTGGTGCTGAGCACGGAGGGCATGTCGCCGGTGGCGTTGCTGGTGCTGGCGACCACGCTTCTTTTTCCGCTGCTGCAGCTTTGCATATTGGGCTATCTGCTGGTTCCGCTGCAGCGCGAGCACCGGCCGGCCGGCTTTGCCATTCTGGTGCGCGCCATGCAGACGCTGCGGCCCTGGGGAATGATCGAGGTATTCCTGCTGGGCGTGCTGGTGGCCATCGTCAAGCTGTCGAGCATGGCCACCGTGGTGGCCGGGCCGGCGCTCTGGGCGTTTGTTGCGCTCACGGTCCTGCTCACGGCGGTGCTTTCGTTCAATCCCAACGCCTTCTGGGAAATGACCTTTCGCCCGCCCGGCGAGCCAAAGGAGGATGCGGCGTGATCGGCCCCTTTCTCCATCCGCATGACGACGGCGACGAAGCCCCGGTGGCCACGGCGGCCTCGCTCGGCCTTGTGGCCTGCCCGCATTGCGACGCCGTGTGGCGCAATGCCGCCGAAGGAGAACCTTGTGGCCGCTGCGGCACCCGCCTGTACACGCGCAAGCCCTACAGCCTGAGCCGTACCTGGGCCTTCCTGATTGCGGCCTGCATCATGTACATACCGGCCAACCTGCTGCCGGTGATGATCACGCGCACGCTGTTCGGCGCGCAGTACGACACCATCCTGAGCGGTGTGATCTATTTCTGGGTCTCGGGCGCCTACGGGCTGGCGGCCATCATCTTCATCGCGAGCTTCCTGGTGCCGCTGTTCAAGCTCACGGTACTGATCCTGCTCGCGGTGCTCGCACAGCGCGCGAGCGACTGGCGCAGGCCCGAGCGCGCCAAGCTCTATCACATCGTCGAGATCATCGGCCGCTGGTCGATGCTCGACGTGTTCGTGGTGTCGCTGCTCACCGGGCTGGTGCAGATCCAGGGCTTTGCGGTCATCAACGCGGGCGTGGGCATCGCGGCGTTCGGCTCGGTGGTGGTGCTCACCATGCTGGCCTCGCTGAGCTTCGACCCCAGGCTCACATGGGACAGCAAAGAGCAGCAGCAAGCCCAGCGGCAGCGAAATGAACCCGCACCCGACAACAGGGAAGAAAAGCCAGCATGAGTGAAGAAGAAGTCAAACCGAACGACAACCAGGCCCCGCCCGGCTTGCCGCCGCCGCGCGTGGTGCGGCGGCGCCAGTGGCTGCCTTCGCTGATCTGGCTGATTCCCATCGTTGCGGCGCTGGTCGGCGTGATGCTTATCGCCAAGATATTGATGGAGCGCGGGCCCGAGATCGTGCTCACCTTCGACACCGCCGAAGGCCTGGAAGCCGGAAAGACAGCCGTCAAGTACAAGGATGTGCAGATCGGCACCGTGCAGAGCCTGCGGCTTGCGCGCGATCGCTCGCACGTACGGGTGATCGTGCAGTTGAACAACGAAGCCAAGAGCTTCACCGCCGAGGATTCGCGCTTCTGGGTGGTGCGGCCGCGGCTCGACACCTCCGGCATTTCAGGCCTGGGCACGTTGCTTTCAGGCGCATACATTGGCGCCGACGCAGGCGTATCGACCGAAACCGCGAGCGAGTTCAAGGGCCTGGAAGTGCCGCCCATCGTCACGCGCGACGCCTCTGGCCAGCAGTTCTTGCTGCGCGCCACGGATATCGGTTCGCTCGATGTGGGCTCGCCCGTGTATTTCAGGCGCATCAAGGTGGGCCAGGTGGCCGCCTATGAACTCGACGGCGACGGCCGCGGGGTCACGCTGCGCATCTTCGTCAACGCGCCGTACGACAAGTTCGTGGGCGTGAACACGCGCTTCTGGCAGGCGAGCGGCATCGATGCGCAGCTGAGCGCGAGCGGCTTTACCCTGCGCACCCAATCGCTTGCCACCATCTTGCTGGGCGGCATTGCCTTCAAGGCGCCGGACGACGCCATGGGCCCGCTGGCCAAGGAAAACACGGCCTTCACGCTTGCCGAAGACGAAACCACGGCCATGAAGGAGCCCGACGGTCCGCCGCAGACGCTGCTGATGTACTTCAACCAGTCGCTGCGCGGCCTCACGCCGGGCGCGCCGGTCGACTTCCGCGGCGTGGTGATCGGCGAGGTCAAGTCTATTGGGGTGGAGTTCGATCGCGCCGAGCGGGAGTTCCGCATGCCGGTGCTGGTGCAGGTCTACCCGGACCGCCTGCGCCGCCGCGCCGGTGAAACTGGTGTCGAGTCGCGCGCCACGCAGCAGGAGCGCTTGCGCTTTTTGGCCGAGAAGGGCCTTCGCGCGCAGTTGCGCAACGGCAATCTGCTGACCGGCTCGGTGTACGTCGCGCTCGACTTTTTCCCGAAGGCGCCCCCGGCGAAGATCGACGTGACGAAGAACCCGATCGAGCTGCCCACCATGGCCAACAGCCTCGACGAGATCCAGTCGCAGGTGCAGGAGATTGCGAGCAAGCTCAACAAGGTGCCCTACGAACAGATTGCGGCCGACCTGCGAACCACGCTCACCACGCTGAACAAGACGCTCGCCAGCACCGAGCAAGCCGTGACGCGCATCAACACCGACGTAACGCCCGAGCTTGCCGCCGCCATGAAGGACGTGCGCAAGACGGTCAACAACGCCGAGCGCACGCTGGCCGACGATTCGCCGCTGCAGCAGGACATGCGCCAGACGCTGCGCGAACTGACCCGCGCCGCCGGCTCGGTGCGCGTGCTCACCGACTACCTCGAGCGCCACCCCGAGTCGCTGCTGCGCGGCAAGCCGGACGACAAGAAATGAAGAAAAGACAACCGCTACTTTCCGGTGCCGTGGCCGCAGCGCTGTTGGTGCTTGCGGGCTGCGCGAGCAAGCCCGACAACTACTACACGCTGGCAAGCACGGTGCCGGCCGCCGAAGCCGCACCGTCGACCATCGGCACCGCCGCGCCGGTCTACATTGAACTGGCGCCGCTGGCCGTGCCCGAGCGGCTGGCACGGCCCCAAATGGTGGTGGGGCGCGCCAACGGCAGCGTGCAGGTCGATGTGCTCGAGCAGCACCGCTGGGCGGCATCGTTCGAGAACGAGCTGCGCGACGCATTGGCGAGCGGCATTGCCGCCCGGCTGGGCGCGCTCGACGTAACCAAGGGCGGCCGGCAAACATCGCAACCCGTGTGGCGCATTGCGGTGCAGGTGCGCCAGTTCGACGCCGTCGATGGCGGGCGCGTTGACGCAGGCTTCAGCTGGACGCTGCGGCGCTCCGATGAAACCCGCACCATGGTGTGCCAGCTCGACGTGGGCGAGGGCGTGGCAGGCGGCATCGATGCGGTGGCGCAGGGTGCGCAACGCATCACGGCGGCGGCTGCTGCTGCCATTGCGCGCAGTGTGGGCGCGGCAAGGGCGAATCCTGCAGCGACGGCTTGCCCGGCCTGAAATTCCATAGCCAGGAGCAAACGCCATGGCGCAAATCGGCAAGGCACCCTGCGACAACGCCTTGATCCTGCATGGCGCCAAGGCCCAGGATGGCGTCTGTCCCGACGCTTCCAAACCGTGGGTGCTGGCCGCTGCCATCTTGGGCTCCAGCATGGCCTTCATCGACGGCACGGTCGTCAACGTGGCGCTGCCGGCCATCCAGGCGGACCTGCGGGCGACCGCATTCCAGGCGCAATGGGTCGTCGAGTCGTATGCCTTGCTGCTTGCGGCGCTGCTGCTGGTGGGCGGCGCGCTCGGCGACCATTTCGGGCGGCGCCGCATCTTCGCGATTGGGGTCGGCATCTTCGCCGTTGCATCGGTCGCTTGC
Proteins encoded in this region:
- a CDS encoding intermembrane transport protein PqiB, which gives rise to MSEEEVKPNDNQAPPGLPPPRVVRRRQWLPSLIWLIPIVAALVGVMLIAKILMERGPEIVLTFDTAEGLEAGKTAVKYKDVQIGTVQSLRLARDRSHVRVIVQLNNEAKSFTAEDSRFWVVRPRLDTSGISGLGTLLSGAYIGADAGVSTETASEFKGLEVPPIVTRDASGQQFLLRATDIGSLDVGSPVYFRRIKVGQVAAYELDGDGRGVTLRIFVNAPYDKFVGVNTRFWQASGIDAQLSASGFTLRTQSLATILLGGIAFKAPDDAMGPLAKENTAFTLAEDETTAMKEPDGPPQTLLMYFNQSLRGLTPGAPVDFRGVVIGEVKSIGVEFDRAEREFRMPVLVQVYPDRLRRRAGETGVESRATQQERLRFLAEKGLRAQLRNGNLLTGSVYVALDFFPKAPPAKIDVTKNPIELPTMANSLDEIQSQVQEIASKLNKVPYEQIAADLRTTLTTLNKTLASTEQAVTRINTDVTPELAAAMKDVRKTVNNAERTLADDSPLQQDMRQTLRELTRAAGSVRVLTDYLERHPESLLRGKPDDKK
- a CDS encoding PqiC family protein, which gives rise to MKKRQPLLSGAVAAALLVLAGCASKPDNYYTLASTVPAAEAAPSTIGTAAPVYIELAPLAVPERLARPQMVVGRANGSVQVDVLEQHRWAASFENELRDALASGIAARLGALDVTKGGRQTSQPVWRIAVQVRQFDAVDGGRVDAGFSWTLRRSDETRTMVCQLDVGEGVAGGIDAVAQGAQRITAAAAAAIARSVGAARANPAATACPA
- a CDS encoding multidrug effflux MFS transporter; its protein translation is MRSSPFFKMALLLGLLSAIGPFAIDMYLPALPAIGQSLHADIGAVQMSLTAFFLSLGAGQLLYGPVSDMVGRKPPLYAGLVLFALASIGCALATDIQALIVLRFVQGLGAAAGMAIPRAVVRDLHTGTDAARLMSLLMLVFSVSPILAPLAGSAVIAVAGWRGVFWAVTIAAAAGLAMMVAQLQETRPPSERVESSLGSALSAYWLLLRDWHYLGLVFIGGFALAGFFTYLANSSFVMIDHYGLSPTMYSVAFGVNAAAFIGASQFTGSLGERFGLVGLVKFGVVASCTAMVAMFICFATGGDSFWVLVVLYFIASGFMGLVIPTTGVLALEMHGAIAGTASALLGTLQMLTGALAMAVVGLFTDGRPLPMVAGMAGGALIALVLTWLTLGRVPSQPTRNAHGAQEA
- a CDS encoding paraquat-inducible protein A, with amino-acid sequence MGPFLHPHDDGDEAPVATAASLGLVACPHCDAVWRNAAEGEPCGRCGTRLYTRKPYSLSRTWAFLIAACIMYIPANLLPVMITRTLFGAQYDTILSGVIYFWVSGAYGLAAIIFIASFLVPLFKLTVLILLAVLAQRASDWRRPERAKLYHIVEIIGRWSMLDVFVVSLLTGLVQIQGFAVINAGVGIAAFGSVVVLTMLASLSFDPRLTWDSKEQQQAQRQRNEPAPDNREEKPA
- a CDS encoding MFS transporter, with amino-acid sequence MLVIILGIMVAVLDGTIVNLALPGIARELQASPSHAIWVVNAYQIATLVMLLPLASLGDLVGYRRVYLVGMAVFTVSSIGATFADSLGTLIAARTFQGLGAAGIMSVNAALVRLTFPSALLGRGMAINSMVVATSSVAGPSVAAAILSVASWPWLFAINVPLGLLVFTLGMKALPFNRVAPAAGLRFSPVDVALNVLMFSLVFLGVDHLGVREGGAAAAGGSHASAWLILLAGLAVGFFYLRRQRTLAVPLFPIDLLRIPVFALSMGTSVAAFCAQMLAYIGLPFLLLDVYGRSHIEAGLLITAWPLAIVVMAPLAGRLIGRYPDGLLGGIGLGLLAAGLALLAALPAQPGNADIAWRMALCGLGFGLFQSPNNHTIVTSPPAHRSGAASGMLGTARLTGQTLGAVVLAGVFSVWSPHGGHGPVVALVLAACCAGVAAVFSTLRLKTTGQHG
- a CDS encoding paraquat-inducible protein A, which gives rise to MTEVPETVVCPGCDAVFSRAPLAPREVSRCARCGTELYRHAGDQQRRILPLTVASLIMFAIANLFPIVEIELKGLRSETTLVGAVVVLSTEGMSPVALLVLATTLLFPLLQLCILGYLLVPLQREHRPAGFAILVRAMQTLRPWGMIEVFLLGVLVAIVKLSSMATVVAGPALWAFVALTVLLTAVLSFNPNAFWEMTFRPPGEPKEDAA